The genomic window GATCTACTCGGCTCGCCCGGAACGCCGAGTCCAACAATTGCTGTACACCTCTGAAGACCTCCGAGCGATGGTTGCCGAATGGGAACGTTTCTGGTTTCTTGATTCGCCAAGTCACCTGACACCGATTCGTACGCATGGTGGAATCATGTAGCGAATCGTTCGTAATGGCAACCACCCAAGGCAACGGAATCGTCAAGGCCCCGATTCGATCGCAGACCTCAATCCGGTCGATTCCATTTCCTTCAAGGTGCTGCAGACACGATCGCTGATTTTTCCCGAAATTCTCTCAATCAGCGCAAAAAAATGACCTAGGTTTGAAGGAACTGTCTTCGAACTCTTCGATTGTCATTTGCCATGTCTGCTGCTCCGATTCCGTGGAAACACGTTCGCAATATCCTCGTCATCTTTGCGCCCCTTTGGTTGGGCGCAGCGATGGTGTTTGGTTTCTTTGGCGTATGCTATGGCTTGTTTCGTAGCGAAGTGTACTCGGCTCGTTTGCCGCTACTGGTGCGTAGCGAAGCGTCAACGAGCATGGTCGGCTTGGGACGGTTCAATAGCCAGACGGAAATGAAGGCAGCGCAAGAAACGATTTTAGAGATGACTCAAAGTCCAGAAGTCGTTGGCGGAGCCCTTCAGCAAGTGGGGCCACCGAGCGGCAAACCGGATGTCCATTGGCCGTCGACAACCGTCATTGATGCGGTTTCGGACAGCGGCGTCAACCTGTTGGCACCTCAAGGCTCGGAGTTCGGCAATTCCGAAGTCGTCTACTTGCAAGTGAAAGCGGAGAATCAAGAACGAGCATTCGTTTTTTGCAATGCCATGTTCGACAACTTGGCGAAACACCTGCGAACCATTCGGCACATTCGAGCCGACAGTGTGATTGGCGAACTCACCGACGCTAGGGATTTGGCAGCGGCGAATCTGAACGAAGCGGCGGCTCGCATGCAACAGCTGGAAATGCAATTCCCGACCGACCTCGGTGAATTAAGAAATCTCAGCGAAGCGATTGCCAGCGAAGGAACCAACCGCCGGACTCTCGAAACCACAGAACATGAGTTGCAAACGGCTGAGTTAGAGCTGAATAAGCTACTGGCACTTCACCAGTTGATGGTCGCAGGCTCCAAGAACCCCAATCATTTGCTCGTCAGTGGCAGCGACCTATTGACGCTTCAGCCTTCGCTGTTGCGACTAAAAGATGGTTTGATTGACGCTCAAATCATCAGCAGCCGATTGGCTGCTAGCCGAACGGAGGAACACCCTTCGGTCATCCAAGCCCGCTCGACGGAAAAACAAATTCGTCGGCGAATGCAAGACGAGGCCACGTCAGTGGTCGAAGCGATGAAACCGCTTTTAAACATGGAACAGGCGCGTGTGGCAAAATTGTCACAAAAGCGAGATGAGCTGAAGGAACGGCTCGAAGCATTAGCAAATGTTCGTACCGAGTATGCGAAAGTCGATGCGGAAGTATCGCATCGAACAACGCTTCTGGAAGAAGCACAGCGGGCTTTGGCCGAGGCCCACGCAAGTCGCAAGGCGGCCTTGTCGACCGACTTGGTGGCCAAACTCGGGCCACCACAAGTATCCGACCATCCACTCGGCCCCGGTGGAACCATCATTGCCATCGGTTCGACTGCCGCAGGATTGATGTTTGGCCTCGGAGCGGTCTTTCTGATTGCACCGGGACCGAATGACACGGGCCGTGGTCGCCGCTGGACCGACTTTTTGCATGCTGGAGGCCGCCGGACTTCCGACCGACTCAACCCCCTCCTGAATCCGGAGGTGAATCCCGCGATGGCCGCCACTCCAAGCACCGACCGCCGTCGTCAGCATCGCTGAGTCAATCGCTGAGGTCAATCGCTCAATACCGCTTCCCCCCACAAACTTGGGTCTTCGATCACCGGATACTCAGGCCCAAGGGAAAACGTTTGCCAGCCCAACTCTCGATCGACCACCGCATAGTAAAAACCGATACGTGGCTGATCCGATGGATCGAATCCGGTCAGACAGCTGGCCGGTGCAAAGCCGGACAATTGATAGCCGTCATGACGGGGAGCGGCAGCGATTTTTAGCGAATCCGCTCGAATCGGCTTCGGGTTCGCGCGGGCTCGATTGATCGGGATAAGCGCAGCGACGGGATGTTCACGCTGCGGTCCGCCGCCAGCAGGCATCCATAAAAACCGATGGCAAAACTGGGTCGCCCGATGAATCCCAGGGCTTGAGCGCGTATCGACCCAAAGATGAAAGCCGTCACTGTCGTCAAGCCGTGAATCACGACACCAAGGCAATTGCCGCTTTCGAGCCACGCTGACCTGGACCCCGATTCCGGTCTCGTTCCATGCCATGCGAACATCCGCGTACGCAGCTTGTTCGGACAAAACGCCAAACGAAGGCAAGCGGCACGATTCGGGTAGACTCAGCCCTTTGCTCGTCCACGGCATCTCCTGGCGATACAAGCGGATTTCGAAACGAAACAGGAATGAGGGATCAATCAGCGACGATGGTTTGGTTTCGCTCAAAGTTTGCGGTCTCTGCGGAGGGAATCGGATAATCTTAAGGACGTCATAAAATAGAACATTCGCCTTTGACGGACCTGATCGATGAAAGTCACTTTTCTGACGCCCTCCAACTCAGGCCCTCCAACTCAGGCCCAAGCAACTCAGGCCCAAACAACAAAATTATCCTCTTTTGAGCCGTTCGGGAAAGGGTATCGACGTCCTTTCCCGCTATAATTGACCAGACATGTTACCCAGACTCCTTTTGCCTCTCCAAACACGGATCCTTCCTTGCGTTTTCTCTACCGGAATAAGCTAGCATTCTCAGTATTTTTGTTTCTTTCATGCGTTAATTCTCCATCCCAGGTCTGGGCTGGCGTTGTTGCCGAAAACGTCATTGTGGTGGTCAATGCCCACTCCGAAGATTCTCGCACTTTGGCAAATCATTACTGCGAACTCCGAAGGATCCCGACTGGCAACGTGATCTATTTGGAAGATGTCCCGAAAGCGCTGACGATCAACTTGGACGAGTTTAAGTCCAAAATCCTCACTCCCATTTTGCAGACTCTCGACAAACGTCGTTTGGCCGCGCAGACGAAAGTGATTGCCTATTCGGCTGGATTTCCGACCTCGGTAAAGATCAATGAGCATACGGAGCGGATAACCGATTCGGGCATCAAACAATACCAAAAGCCAGTCGCATCGTTGACGGGCTTGACGTTTTTCTACCGCTACATATTGGCGGACGAAGAGGGTTATTTGGGATGGGAATCGAACCTCTACGCACGCGGGAATTTTGAGCGTACTTTCCGCAACCCGTTTGCTGGTGAAGACGGCGAAGCCTTCGACAAAGCGATCGCCGAACTGCAATCCGACAACGCGAAAGAATCGGGCGAGACACTTAAAAAACTATACGAAGAGCATCCAACATTGAGCGCTGTGGCAATCAAAGCCGCAGAAGCGTTCTCCGCAGCGGAACAGATCGATGCAGCAGAGGAAATGCTCGAGGCCGCGATTCATTCCGGTTGGAATTACGAGCGGTACATCAAAGAAACCAAATCGTTATCACGGCTGATGTCCAACCAGCGGATCGCTGCGGGGGTGGATTCGATGAAGAATGCACCATTGGGGATGCAGGAGCCGCTCGGTTTTTCGAGCTTGAAAGGATGGTTGCCATCCGGCGAAGCGGTCCCTGCGAAGCAGTCGGGCATAACGTATTTGCTGAGTTGTATGCTTGGCACGGTTCATCCTAACGCCAGCACGATCAATCGGGCGGTTGACGTTTTGCAGCGATCGGCAACCGCTGACCGAACGTTTCCCAAGGGGCAATTCATGTTTTCGATGACGAGCGATGTGCGCACGAAAACGCGATTGCCGGGGATCGCTAATGCAATGGTCTATCTATCGAGTCTCGGGCAAGACGCAAAGATTTTGCATGGCAAGCTGCCAAAGGGCAGTGAAACGATCAGTGGGCTAATGCTGGGCACCGCTTCATTCGATTTAGTGGCAACACGATGGAAATTTGTTCCCGGTGCGATCGCTGATAACTTGACAAGCTATGGTGGCCGCTACGAAACCGCCTCGCAAACCAAGCTGAATGAACTACTGCATGCCGGAGCGGCAATGAGCAGCGGAGCGGTGATGGAACCCTTTTCGTTGCAATTTAAGTTTCCCAACCCGATCATGTACGGCTACTACGCCGACGGAGTGACCGCGATCGAAGCGTTCTACTTGTCGATCACATCGCCATATCAAACTTTGATTGTCGGCGATCCGCTGTGCCAACCGTTTGCCCGTCCTCCTCGAAACAACGTCGAGATGTCGATCGCATCGAGGGTCGATGCGAATGGGAAATTGGCCAACAACGTCCAGATTCGTCGTCGCATTTTAGAAACGGATGCTCCGACGACCGAGCCTCATCATGCCGAGATCTTTCTCAATGGGCGAATGGCTCGGGTGACACCTGCGATGGAAAAGTACAACTTGACATTTCCCGAGCAGTATTCGGGTGTCATGCAAGTGACGTTCGTTTTAGTCGGTAAGGACCCAACGGAGCCAGCGATCCGATACTCTCAATCGTTTGACGTTCCTGGTTTCTGGAAAGGCCCGAGAATCGAAGCCAGAATCAATCATCCCGAAAAAGGAAAAATGACGATAGCGGGTGAATCGGAAGGCGCTAGTTCGATCGAGATCACTGTACTCGGCCGACCGGTCGGCACGATCGAAGGCAGTCGAGGAGCGACAACGATCGAGATGAAAGACCTAGGCGAGGGGCCACTTCGCGTACAGGGGATTGCCAAATTCACCAATGACGAAGGCCAGTTGACAGCAATGGTTGCCGGAGAGCAATTTATCATTGCCACAGCCGAGTAAGCGAGACGACGCCCAAAGCGACGTAAAAAACGACCAAAAATGTCTGAAAACAGGGAATTCGGAACCCTCTTGTACGCTCCATCGCATCCACTCTCGCACTACGGCGGTTTTCGGGTTACACTTTTGCGAGTTTATCAATTGAATCCGATCCGTTGTCCCATCAAATAAGAGCTATCTCAATATGGCAGGCATTGAACGCACTCGTGAAATCCGTCGTCGTCGCACCCGTCGCAAAAAGACCCGCAATCTGCTTGATCGTGCCAAGAAAGGGACGATGGAAAAGAGCGAGGTAATCCGAAAATTACGCAAAATGACCCCTGGTTCGGAAATCATCATCGAGCGAGAAGGGCTGAAGGGTTAGTCAGAGCGTGCCCCTATACGACGAGTGCTTTGTTCTCCTCCCCACCTCAACGTTAGAAGATTTTCCGGTCGGGATTCCTGAATCCGACGCTCGTAGCTTGTTGGCGGCTTGGACGGTGCTTTGGCATCCGCAGCTGATCGCTGGCTCCGCAGCGATGCCAACTTGGTATCGGGCGGACGAGCCACCGTCGGCTAAAGACACCTCGGTAACGGAGCACACGAAATCGGACTCGCCCGTCAAACCGCGAGTCATCGCGGTGCCGCAGTCGAGCTTGTCGATGTTGCCGGATGATTACGAGCAAGCCAACGCGGATAGCGATTCGGTCCTTTGGATTACCGGCCCTTCGCGAACCGAGATGCTCGATCGAATACCGCTCGATGATCGGTACAACCATCGTCCGCTGCAAGCGAAGCATCGGACGATCGGTATCGAAGACTTCTTTGCATTAGGTTACGCTTACCTGCAAGTCCAAGTGCTGACGCGGCGACTTCGGTACACCAGCAACTTGGATCAAATCTACTTTGAGTCGTGCGTGCTACAGGCAGCCGAGGCTTTCACCGGAAGGGCGAAAGCGGACGACAGCGACTGCGAAGCGATGTCGCCCGCTGCGGATGCCGCCGCTGCCGCCTTGCACGACGCTTTCGATTGCTTGGCACAAGAACGCGATCATTTTTTTGCATCCGATCCTCATTTGATCGAGCTAACTCTGTTGTCGGCATCGACTCTCGATACCTTTCTCGACCACTTGCCGAGCGCTGGCAAACCGTCAGAGTTGGAAGGGGTTTTGCCGACTCCTGGGAACGTGCTGATCGATGCGGGCGTTGCCGAGAATCTGCGCGTCGCCGACCCCGAAAAACGAGCAGCACTACGAGCATGTTTTGAAAACAAATCACTCGGATGGGCTGGCGGTGGCCCAACCAGCGATGTTTCACTCTCAACGAAAACGTATACCGATGCCCAGCGGCACATTCTCCAAGCGTTCGAAGAGACCTCCGCTGCGGTAGAAATCGCTCCTCCCGTCTATGCTCGCTACAGCGGTTCAACGCCACGCGATTTCGTCAGCACGATCGCTTCGCTGGGCGTTTCGGGAATGATCTCGAACGATTTCGAAAATGCGACAGGATTCGCCGACGAAGCCAAAGTCGTGCAAAGCATTGCTGGCGTGGACCTGCAAACGCTCGCCGCGAAACCGATCGATGCTTCGAGCGAAGTCGCTTTCCTGGATCTCATGGCTGATCTGGGCCAATCGATCGATCGCGGCGAAATCGCAGCGGCGTTAATGGTTCATTGGCCGGGGACCGAAGGCGATACCTTCCAACTCGTCCAACGTACCGCTTCGTGGAGTTTGGTACTCGGACGCATGTGGACGCTTGACGATTTTTTTCGGCATGGCGAACAACCCTATCACCACAACGACAAGCTTTCCACCAGCGAGCGTGCCGATTTGACCTTGAAGGATCAAGTGGCCGCTGGCGAAGCGAACCCGCTTTCGGCGATTATCGCGCAAACGCGCCGTGCCATTGTAGAACAAAACGCCGCCAACTTGCGGGCACTAGTGACCTTGGCAAACGGCAAGGAAATCGGTGCCGTTTCAAGTGCCGCAGATCACACGAAAGAACCCAGCGTCGCGAATCCAAAATCGGATTGCCTGCGGACGGTGGGATTAACACCTGCATCCGGCAACTCGAACATTTGCTTGTTCAACCCGACCTCCGCAGCCCGCCGCATCAATGTCGAAATGGACGGCACCCCTCATGCGGATAAGCATGTCTACGCCGCGAGCGGTCATGGCAAGCAATCGATTGTGACCGCCGACGTTTCCGCTTTTGGGTTCTCGGTCATTCGAAACCAAGACGCTGGATCTTCGCCGGCCCGCTCGTTAAAAAAACGGCTTGGTGACGTTTTCTCATTTGGTTCTGCCGCTGCAATTCGAAAGCCAATCGCCGTCGAACATCTGCTTCAAAATGCGTTTATGGAAGTTGCGATCGATGCGCAATCGGGCGGCATAAAAGGCGTTTACTGCGGCCAAGCACGCGGCAATCGTTTTTCACTTCGGCTGGTCTCTGAAATCGCTGGAACGCCGAAAAAAGATAAAAACACGATCGTGATGAAGGCCGATACTGTCGAGACAAAAGTATCGCGGCCTGACTTGGGGGTTATCGAATCTTCAGGCTCGTTAGTCGATGCCGCCGGCGAAAGACTCGCTAATTTTGTACTGGCTTATCAACTTCAACGGGGCAGTCGGGTTTTGGAAGTTTCTGTAAAACTTGAACCGCTTCGCAACGACTTTGGTAAACAGGATCCCTGGAAGAACTATATCGCACTCCGCACAGCCGTCGCCTCCGAAGCGATGATGCCGCGATTGATTTTGCGAGATAAAATCCAGAAGCCATCGCGACGTTCGATGGTATCGCCGCTGGGCGTTATCCTAGACGAATCGGAACGGCAAACCCTGGTCGCCTCTGCTGGCTTAGCCTATCACCGCCGCGTCGATGATCGCTTTCTCGATACGCTCCTGTTCGTCCAAGGTGAAACACAAAGGGAGTACAAGATTCATTATGGATTCGATGTCAAGAATCCTGTTTCCGTCGCACGCAGTGTTTTCGAGGACCCCATCACGGCAACTGTCGAATCGGTCGATGCCAACGTTTCACGTGGCTGGCTCATTCATGTTGCTCCCAAAGAGGTGCTGCTGACGGACCTACGAGCGTGGACCGATTCGAGCGGAACACTGTTTGCGTTGGTGCGATTGATTCAAACAAAACCACGAAAAATCACGTCAGCCCTTCGGTTTTGCAGGCCAGTCAAACGGGCAATTAAAATACAGCATGGCAGCTTCGAACCTCTGCAGGATCCGATGCAAGCGTTTGCAAACAAGTCGGAGAATGATTTATTAGCGGTCGACAATGATTGTGTCAAACTCGAATTGCGATCCCATGAAGTCGCCGATTGTTTGATCGAGTTTTAGTATGGAATCTGCCGGATCAAAACCGAAGCCTGCCAAAACCTCGTTCAAGGATGCGGCAATCCGTAGTGGCTTGGTGTCCTCCGAGCGTTGGAAACAAGTTGTCGAGACGGTCGGATCGGCAAACGATGACGAAGCGATCGCTGACCTGTTGGTGCAAAGCGGTCAAGTGACGGAGTACCAGGTCAACCAACTACGCGGCGGTCGGACGAAGTTTACGCTCGGTCCCTACCTCATCACCGGATGGATCGGCCAAGGAGGCATGGGGCAAGTTTTCAAGGCAGTGCATAGTGTGATGGGTCGTGAGTGCGCCGTGAAAACACTTCCGCTCGAAAAGTTGACTTCGGAATCACGCACGGCATTTGTTCGTGAAATCCGTTTGCAAGCGGGACTCGATAGCCCTTACGTCGTCCGTGCTTACGATGCGGG from Novipirellula aureliae includes these protein-coding regions:
- a CDS encoding DUF6800 family protein, translated to MAGIERTREIRRRRTRRKKTRNLLDRAKKGTMEKSEVIRKLRKMTPGSEIIIEREGLKG